One Mycoavidus sp. HKI genomic region harbors:
- a CDS encoding PAS domain-containing sensor histidine kinase, which produces MPNKTAFTRFIVRSLLTTIAVLALLLLVLLALASANTEFFDRYYSWLYAANVAIALIFMLIVGGLIWIIIARLRQGKFGTRLLAKLAVFFALVGVLPGGIIYLVSLQFVSRSIESWFDLNVEKALASGLDLGRGLLDNSLADLQNSGRLIANQLATADEANLTLTLLRLREQFGVHEATVVSSAGRVVAQASPSFTALVPDDLPTPMMLRQARTTGYAGLEGELEAEHTSKPIESEKGVLRLRVVVRIPAGYKTLARQDERFLQLTRSVQPQLARHAADIQRAWRDYQEKALGRTGLRKMYIGTLTLALFLATFIAMVLALGLGNQLARPLFLLAQGTLEVARGDYTQKHEINTNDELGFLMQSFNVMTRQLSEARVAVERNRIALENSKAYLESVLANLTAGVFVFDRKFRLTIANIGAERIFHQPFQGHLNCLLEDIAVLAGFASMVRKAFAVRDVALATAESGDTGHWQQQFEVHVQGEGDPLTLLVRGTRLLLPAIEAGEAMHPKNTVIAGYVVVFDDISDIISAQRSVAWGEVARRLAHEIKNPLTPIQLSAERLQMKLADKLAPADAEVLRRGSVTIVNQVAAMKQMVDDFREYARMPPTVLHDLQLNDLITEVLALYGVGEDKSPIQVDLAALPMIRGDPTQLRQVIHNLLQNAQDAVAEVSSPSVLIEAKAVEYEHPDMPGKSGSAVRLTVTDNGPGFSARILTRAFEPYVTSKAKGTGLGLATVKKIIDEHAASIDIRNRPPVDGTSTGVSGAQVSILFLQLADSELGLHTGKLISSKIEQIARQRTKVV; this is translated from the coding sequence ATGCCAAATAAGACGGCTTTCACGCGTTTTATTGTTCGCTCGTTGCTCACAACGATCGCCGTTCTAGCATTATTGCTGCTTGTATTGTTGGCGCTAGCCAGCGCCAATACGGAATTTTTTGATCGTTATTATTCGTGGTTATATGCGGCCAACGTTGCGATTGCGTTAATTTTCATGTTGATTGTCGGCGGCTTAATATGGATTATTATCGCTCGTTTACGCCAGGGTAAATTTGGTACCCGGCTGTTAGCAAAACTAGCCGTATTTTTTGCCTTGGTTGGGGTCCTGCCGGGTGGCATTATCTATTTGGTCTCGCTGCAATTTGTTTCACGCAGTATTGAATCATGGTTTGACTTAAATGTTGAAAAAGCCCTGGCTTCTGGGCTTGACCTTGGTCGGGGCTTACTCGATAACTCACTAGCGGATCTGCAAAATAGCGGCCGCTTGATCGCGAACCAACTCGCCACCGCCGATGAAGCGAATTTGACGCTGACCTTATTGCGCTTGCGTGAGCAATTTGGGGTGCACGAAGCAACGGTCGTATCTTCGGCCGGCCGTGTGGTGGCGCAAGCTTCCCCCAGCTTTACGGCCCTTGTGCCGGATGATCTGCCCACCCCTATGATGTTGCGCCAAGCGCGCACCACCGGTTATGCTGGGCTCGAGGGCGAGCTTGAAGCGGAACATACGAGTAAGCCTATTGAGAGCGAGAAAGGGGTCTTACGTTTGCGCGTAGTGGTGCGCATACCCGCGGGTTACAAAACTTTAGCGCGTCAAGACGAGCGCTTTTTGCAATTAACCCGCTCAGTCCAACCGCAATTGGCGCGTCACGCGGCGGATATTCAACGCGCTTGGCGTGATTACCAAGAAAAAGCATTGGGCCGCACCGGCTTGCGTAAAATGTACATCGGTACTCTAACGTTGGCCCTCTTTTTGGCAACTTTTATTGCCATGGTGCTCGCTCTGGGGTTGGGCAATCAACTGGCGCGCCCCCTTTTCTTGTTGGCTCAAGGCACGCTTGAAGTAGCGCGAGGCGACTATACGCAAAAACATGAAATCAACACGAATGACGAGCTTGGTTTTTTGATGCAGTCATTTAATGTGATGACCCGACAGCTATCGGAGGCGCGCGTAGCCGTTGAGCGGAATCGGATTGCCCTGGAAAATTCCAAAGCATACCTTGAAAGTGTCTTGGCGAATTTAACGGCGGGGGTCTTCGTATTTGATCGAAAATTTCGGCTCACGATTGCTAATATTGGGGCTGAGCGGATTTTCCATCAACCGTTTCAGGGGCACTTAAATTGTCTGCTTGAAGACATTGCTGTGTTGGCCGGTTTTGCTTCGATGGTACGCAAGGCTTTTGCGGTACGAGATGTTGCCCTGGCGACAGCTGAGAGTGGTGATACGGGGCATTGGCAGCAACAATTTGAAGTGCATGTCCAAGGCGAAGGGGACCCTCTCACCTTGCTGGTGCGGGGGACGCGTTTGTTGTTGCCGGCAATTGAGGCGGGTGAAGCCATGCATCCTAAAAATACGGTGATAGCGGGTTATGTGGTTGTCTTTGATGATATTTCAGATATTATTTCTGCGCAGCGTTCGGTTGCTTGGGGTGAGGTTGCGCGCCGCTTGGCGCATGAGATCAAAAACCCGCTAACGCCGATTCAACTCTCGGCCGAGCGGCTGCAAATGAAGTTAGCCGACAAGCTTGCGCCCGCTGACGCAGAGGTCTTGCGGCGAGGCTCTGTGACGATTGTTAACCAGGTTGCTGCGATGAAGCAGATGGTTGATGATTTTCGAGAATATGCGCGTATGCCGCCGACAGTTTTGCACGATCTGCAATTAAATGATTTGATCACCGAGGTCCTGGCACTTTATGGCGTTGGCGAAGATAAAAGTCCGATCCAAGTCGATTTGGCTGCGCTGCCGATGATTCGTGGCGATCCAACCCAATTGCGCCAAGTGATTCATAATTTGCTGCAAAATGCGCAAGATGCCGTGGCTGAGGTCTCTTCGCCAAGTGTGCTGATTGAGGCAAAAGCAGTAGAATACGAGCATCCAGATATGCCTGGTAAGAGCGGCTCAGCGGTGAGGTTAACCGTAACGGATAACGGCCCCGGCTTTTCGGCACGGATTCTCACGCGCGCTTTTGAACCTTACGTGACGAGCAAGGCCAAAGGTACAGGCTTAGGTCTTGCCACGGTTAAAAAAATTATTGATGAGCATGCTGCTAGCATTGATATTCGTAACCGTCCGCCGGTGGATGGGACGAGTACAGGAGTCAGCGGTGCGCAAGTTTCGATTCTTTTTCTTCAATTGGCAGATAGCGAGTTAGGGCTGCATACAGGGAAGTTAATTTCAAGCAAAATCGAGCAGATAGCGAGACAGCGGACAAAGGTAGTGTAA